The DNA window AGTCGATTGTATCCGCTGACCAACGGGTCCAAGACGGCGCCGCCGACTGACGCCAACGCGTCCGAATCGCGGTGTCGCGCCAGTTCGCTCGGGTTCTGAATCCGGTAGTACGTCGGCTGCTCCGTCACTTTCCGCCACCCGAGGTTCAGGTAGCCGGAACTGGAGTTCTCGTTGGGGAAGTTGAAGAAGAAGCTCGGTTCGGCGTCGCCGTACTCGTCGATAGCCGTCTCCGTCATCCGGGTGAACAGGCCCCGCCGCCGGTGGTCCGGGTGGACCATCGTGTCCGCGGGTTGCAGCGCCAGTCGTCGCTCGCCGCCGACGGACATATCGAGCGCGAAGAACGGTCGCGCGCCGACGAGCGTCCCGTCCGCCTCCGCGACGAATATCGGGACGTGGTCCACGTACGGGTTGTCCTCGTACTTCCACGCGAACCACCGCCGACTGCGCTCGGAGCCGAAGGTTTCCGAGAAGAGACCGAGAAAGTCGTCTACGTCCGCCGCCCGAAATGCCCGGATGGTGTACTCGGTTTCGTTTTCGTGTGCCTCTGACTGACTCACGGACGGTCCTACGGGAGGGTACCGCATAGTTATCGTCACCGTAGCGCCGAACGCGTCGGACGGCGCGAACGTCCGTCGGACCGACGCGGCGAATCCCCCGACCGTTTCACGTTTCCACCGAGTTTCAGACGCCTCGGTAGGGCGCGTCTCGACGTACCTCCCAGATTAATCAACAGTCAACGGTGACGGTAGCGCAGGCGCGGAGTTTCCCCGCGGCGACGCGCCGGGCGTCTCTCGGACTCGCCGGACTCCCGCGGCCGTCCGAAACTCGAACACGGGTCAGTCGCTCCGTTCGTCGGGGGAGTCCACCGCGGGGAGGGTAAAGGAGAACGTCGCCCCCTCGCCGGGTTCCGACTCGACCCATATCCGTCCGCCGTGACGCTCGACGATTCGCTGACAGAGCGCCAGCCCGATTCCGGTGCCGGGGTGTTCCTCGTGGCTGTGGAGCCGTTGGAACACCTCGAAGACGCGGTCCTGGCTGTCGGGGTCGATACCGATACCGTCGTCGTGGACAGAGACGAGGTGCTCTCGGCCGTCCCGTTCCGATTCGACGCGGATTCGCGGCGGTCCGTCCCCCGAGTACTCGATGGCGTTGCTCAGGAGGTTCTGGAACAACTGCCTGAGTTGGCTGGCGTCGCCCTCGACGACGGGGAGCGGTTCCGTCGTTATCTCGGCGTCGGTCTCCTCTATCTGCATCTGCAGGTTTTCGAACGTGTCC is part of the Halopelagius longus genome and encodes:
- a CDS encoding GNAT family N-acetyltransferase, whose protein sequence is MSQSEAHENETEYTIRAFRAADVDDFLGLFSETFGSERSRRWFAWKYEDNPYVDHVPIFVAEADGTLVGARPFFALDMSVGGERRLALQPADTMVHPDHRRRGLFTRMTETAIDEYGDAEPSFFFNFPNENSSSGYLNLGWRKVTEQPTYYRIQNPSELARHRDSDALASVGGAVLDPLVSGYNRLSNAHAPSEGGVTVTRHESVPAATMAAIASGTPERGVHVRRDERFYDWRFGNPNWEYVAYVAREAGEPVAGIVVGTSVGSGPTTTKVTDVVPVPRESASDGLEALLHRAVGDHADSDLLAAPAALPASSARRAGFRADDRPPISYVSSRTTHVVRPFDGEWVQNGVDIADEENWRFTFSEQDTS